One part of the Phycisphaeraceae bacterium genome encodes these proteins:
- a CDS encoding glucose 1-dehydrogenase, with product MSKRLEGKVAVVTGASKGIGAEIARHMGREGAAVIVNYASSKEGADRVVADIVKGGGRAVAVKANVADPADIERLFAETRKAFGRLDVLVNNAGVYEFLPLEDVTPEHFHRMYDLNVLGLVLTTQHAVKHFGPEGGSIVNISSVASTAAPATGSLYSGTKAAVDAITKSLAKELGPRKIRVNAVNPGMVETEGTHTTGITSSDFRTQIEAMTPLGRIGQPADISPAVIFFASSDSGWLTGETLFIAGGYR from the coding sequence ATGTCGAAGCGACTTGAAGGCAAGGTTGCGGTCGTGACCGGGGCATCAAAGGGCATCGGCGCCGAGATCGCGCGGCACATGGGCCGCGAGGGGGCCGCGGTCATCGTCAACTATGCATCGAGCAAGGAGGGAGCCGACCGAGTGGTCGCGGACATCGTCAAGGGCGGCGGCCGCGCCGTGGCGGTGAAGGCCAATGTCGCCGATCCGGCCGACATCGAGCGACTCTTCGCGGAGACCCGGAAGGCGTTCGGGCGGCTGGACGTGCTGGTCAACAACGCGGGCGTGTACGAGTTCCTCCCGCTTGAGGACGTGACGCCCGAGCACTTCCACCGGATGTACGACCTGAACGTCTTGGGGCTCGTCCTGACCACCCAACACGCCGTCAAGCACTTCGGCCCCGAGGGCGGGAGCATCGTGAACATCAGTTCGGTCGCCTCCACCGCGGCGCCGGCGACGGGCTCGCTGTACAGCGGGACCAAGGCCGCCGTGGACGCGATCACGAAGTCGCTGGCCAAGGAACTCGGGCCCCGGAAGATCCGCGTGAATGCCGTCAATCCGGGAATGGTCGAGACCGAGGGAACGCACACTACAGGAATCACCTCGAGCGACTTCCGCACGCAGATCGAGGCAATGACCCCGCTCGGCCGGATCGGTCAGCCCGCCGACATCTCACCCGCGGTCATCTTCTTCGCCTCATCGGACTCCGGGTGGTTGACGGGCGAGACGCTGTTCATCGCCGGCGGCTACCGATAG
- a CDS encoding trypsin-like peptidase domain-containing protein, which produces MTRRLRECSTRLVVLAACLVAAPVAAGQTEPASGGGAPSPGSESATAAPPKGDTIVLTDGSTLVAPILKETADALWIDLGYEVIMVPRARITLIDRAEPDQTKAQVASDGLFQTASDLPEKSPQELAQEFGEAVIMVQTPSGLGSGFIIQRDGYAITNAHVVQGERKIKCTVYQKVGKDFRRKLVEDVELIAVNNHLDMALIKMKDPEGKPFPTVYLQGREDLASGQDVFAIGAPLGLERTLSRGVISTTQRNFEGITYIQTDTQINPGNSGGPLFNLQGEVIGVTNMKIPLGEGLNFAIPVRYLRDFIRNREAFAYDKDNPNSGYNYNEPPVRTNFDRPAILDDSSGG; this is translated from the coding sequence GTGACACGACGGTTACGGGAATGTTCCACGCGGCTGGTCGTGCTCGCCGCGTGCCTTGTTGCCGCGCCCGTCGCGGCGGGCCAGACCGAACCGGCGTCTGGCGGGGGGGCACCGTCGCCGGGTTCGGAGTCGGCGACAGCGGCCCCGCCCAAGGGCGACACGATCGTTCTGACCGACGGCTCGACCCTGGTCGCTCCCATTCTCAAGGAAACCGCGGACGCCCTCTGGATTGATCTTGGATACGAGGTCATCATGGTTCCGCGGGCACGGATCACGCTGATCGACCGGGCGGAGCCCGATCAGACCAAGGCACAGGTGGCCTCTGACGGGCTGTTCCAGACCGCGTCCGACCTTCCTGAGAAGTCGCCGCAGGAGCTGGCCCAGGAGTTCGGCGAGGCGGTGATCATGGTCCAGACTCCGTCTGGGCTGGGGTCTGGCTTCATCATCCAGCGCGATGGGTACGCGATCACCAACGCGCACGTCGTGCAGGGCGAACGCAAGATCAAGTGCACGGTGTACCAGAAGGTCGGCAAGGACTTCCGGCGCAAGCTCGTGGAGGACGTCGAGTTGATCGCGGTGAACAACCACCTCGACATGGCGCTGATCAAGATGAAAGACCCCGAGGGCAAGCCATTTCCCACGGTCTACCTGCAGGGGCGTGAGGATCTGGCGTCGGGGCAGGATGTCTTCGCCATCGGGGCCCCGCTGGGCCTGGAGCGGACGCTCTCCCGTGGGGTGATCTCGACGACGCAGCGGAACTTCGAGGGGATCACGTACATCCAGACGGATACGCAGATCAACCCGGGGAACTCCGGCGGTCCGCTGTTCAACCTCCAGGGCGAGGTCATCGGCGTGACGAACATGAAGATACCCCTCGGGGAGGGGCTGAACTTCGCGATTCCTGTCCGGTACCTGCGGGACTTTATCCGCAACCGGGAAGCGTTTGCCTACGACAAGGACAACCCGAACTCCGGCTACAACTACAACGAGCCGCCGGTCCGGACCAACTTCGATCGTCCGGCGATTCTTGATGACTCCTCGGGCGGGTGA
- a CDS encoding c-type cytochrome, producing MNRPNPGRRQAAATVRRPRGAAALSAVLIVAAGAALVAVASHAARSAALAPAAAESLPPGWYGRFSALDAKGTPGEPVAAFSPVPAFALEAGDSVHPLLPASGFEATFDAQVNVPDSGRYRFGAELDGCRVEIRLFGNALKDQVVASTSRPSTGSAPSLLTPWLTLKPGPLNVQYTITRSGSGQARFRAVWEMQRAGLKGFGLEPIPALVTAVSPYGEKETAAAFVRQHGEVLLDTLGCLNCHGDGGGFKGPDLAGVGSRLGPSWLGEWVLSPQHVKPGSGMPAVLGDTAKDKADAAAITQFLLGLGRVGEPVAESVATEPQTVTQGRDLYLSIGCVACHGAANKSGAEAPAPFGALKGKWRPSSLAEFLVDPAKTRPHGRMPGMNLTKAEADLLATYLITEWGAPAADSVAFDPSLAETGKAAFAARGCAACHEAPDAATGRPITRADTSRPLTSLRPGKGCLDPADHASPRYTLSAGDRTAMEAAIDARQKHANGAGLAGSPAFDALHRLAALNCSACHEYNETGGVAEPYRASFTTLTEADLGDEGRIPPRLTGVGGKLNTVWMKAVLHDAGRARPYMAARMPQFPRASLGDLAEELSSVDGVFADSAPTEPASSQELIRSGVLLAGETGLNCISCHVFGDSPSTGTPGPSITAFAERLRYDWFSRYMKDPGRVKQGTRMTNFFQTGQSTITEVYGGNTQQQIDALWSYFNLSDFMPPPQGIEQAQGFKLRVGDRPKVVRTFLKRAGSRGIAVGYPVERGGIHFAFDAGAVRLVEAWEGDFLDASGAWAGRGGTVAGGQGSRVWTAPAGPPILIDAGPNGGDEAGTTAGYHFRGYSFDDRGTPTFEYDIDWKPGEPPVHVRETFEPMVTAGKAENAATIRRHFELSGLPTGTNGTPTIWLNPGPEAVCTASEPGLAKVAGPDGAAWFSITPGASLQGRPMTVTMEVTP from the coding sequence ATGAACAGACCGAACCCCGGCCGCCGCCAAGCCGCCGCGACCGTTCGCCGTCCGCGAGGAGCGGCGGCCCTCTCCGCCGTCCTGATCGTTGCCGCCGGCGCGGCACTTGTTGCGGTCGCGTCGCACGCCGCACGCTCGGCCGCCCTCGCTCCCGCCGCGGCCGAGTCGCTGCCGCCGGGCTGGTACGGCAGGTTCAGTGCCCTCGACGCCAAGGGAACGCCCGGAGAACCGGTCGCGGCATTCTCCCCGGTGCCCGCGTTCGCGCTGGAGGCCGGCGATTCGGTCCACCCGTTGCTCCCTGCGTCAGGGTTCGAGGCGACGTTTGATGCGCAAGTCAACGTCCCCGACTCGGGGCGGTATCGCTTCGGCGCCGAGTTGGATGGGTGCCGCGTCGAGATTCGGCTCTTTGGCAACGCGCTGAAAGACCAGGTTGTCGCGAGCACCAGCCGTCCGAGCACGGGGTCGGCGCCGTCGCTGCTCACGCCATGGCTCACGCTCAAGCCCGGGCCGCTCAATGTTCAATACACCATCACACGGTCGGGATCCGGCCAGGCCCGGTTCCGCGCCGTGTGGGAGATGCAGCGGGCGGGGCTGAAGGGATTCGGCCTCGAGCCGATCCCTGCCTTGGTGACCGCGGTCTCTCCCTATGGCGAGAAGGAGACCGCCGCCGCGTTCGTGCGGCAGCACGGCGAGGTCCTGCTCGACACGCTTGGATGCCTCAACTGCCACGGTGATGGCGGCGGGTTCAAGGGCCCCGACCTCGCCGGAGTCGGCTCTCGACTCGGCCCGTCCTGGCTCGGCGAGTGGGTGCTCTCGCCTCAGCACGTCAAGCCCGGATCTGGAATGCCGGCCGTGCTCGGCGATACGGCGAAGGACAAGGCCGATGCCGCGGCGATCACGCAGTTCCTGCTCGGACTGGGGCGTGTGGGTGAGCCTGTAGCGGAGAGCGTTGCCACCGAGCCACAGACGGTCACACAAGGACGCGATCTGTACCTGTCCATCGGGTGCGTGGCGTGCCATGGCGCCGCAAACAAGTCGGGCGCCGAGGCCCCGGCGCCCTTCGGGGCGTTGAAGGGGAAGTGGCGCCCATCGTCCTTGGCCGAGTTTCTTGTTGACCCCGCGAAGACCCGCCCGCACGGGCGCATGCCCGGGATGAACCTCACCAAGGCCGAGGCGGACCTGCTGGCAACGTACCTGATCACAGAGTGGGGCGCCCCCGCGGCGGACTCGGTTGCATTCGATCCGTCGCTCGCCGAAACGGGCAAGGCTGCGTTTGCGGCCCGCGGCTGCGCCGCCTGCCACGAGGCGCCGGACGCGGCCACGGGAAGACCGATCACGCGAGCGGACACGTCCCGCCCGCTGACGTCGCTCCGGCCTGGCAAGGGCTGCCTCGATCCCGCCGATCACGCTTCGCCGCGCTACACGCTCTCCGCTGGCGACAGGACGGCAATGGAGGCAGCGATCGACGCCCGCCAGAAGCACGCGAACGGCGCGGGGCTCGCCGGATCGCCCGCGTTTGATGCGCTGCACCGGTTAGCGGCCCTCAACTGCTCCGCCTGCCACGAGTACAACGAGACAGGCGGTGTGGCCGAGCCGTACCGTGCTTCCTTCACCACGCTGACCGAGGCGGACCTTGGCGATGAAGGCCGCATCCCGCCCCGGCTCACCGGAGTTGGCGGCAAGTTGAACACCGTGTGGATGAAGGCCGTCCTGCACGACGCGGGGAGGGCAAGACCGTACATGGCCGCCCGGATGCCGCAGTTCCCACGGGCATCGCTCGGCGATCTGGCGGAGGAGCTCTCGAGCGTGGACGGCGTCTTCGCCGATTCGGCGCCGACAGAACCGGCCTCCTCCCAGGAACTGATCCGCTCGGGCGTCCTGCTTGCGGGGGAGACCGGGCTCAACTGCATCTCGTGCCACGTCTTCGGAGACTCGCCCTCAACAGGCACGCCTGGTCCATCGATCACCGCGTTCGCCGAGCGGCTCCGCTACGACTGGTTCAGCCGCTACATGAAGGACCCCGGGCGCGTGAAGCAGGGCACCCGGATGACCAACTTCTTCCAGACTGGTCAGAGCACGATCACCGAGGTCTACGGCGGCAACACCCAGCAGCAGATCGACGCACTCTGGTCGTACTTCAACCTCTCCGATTTCATGCCCCCGCCGCAGGGGATCGAGCAGGCCCAGGGGTTCAAGCTCCGCGTCGGCGACCGCCCCAAGGTCGTCCGCACATTCCTCAAACGCGCCGGCAGCCGCGGAATAGCGGTCGGCTACCCGGTTGAGCGGGGTGGCATTCACTTCGCGTTCGATGCCGGCGCCGTGAGACTCGTCGAGGCGTGGGAGGGCGATTTCCTCGATGCCTCCGGCGCCTGGGCGGGCCGCGGCGGAACGGTGGCGGGCGGCCAGGGATCGCGTGTGTGGACCGCTCCGGCGGGTCCTCCGATTCTCATCGACGCGGGGCCGAACGGCGGTGACGAGGCCGGGACAACGGCCGGCTACCACTTCCGCGGCTATTCGTTCGACGACCGGGGAACGCCGACGTTCGAGTACGACATCGACTGGAAACCCGGCGAGCCCCCGGTACACGTTCGCGAGACCTTTGAGCCGATGGTGACCGCGGGGAAGGCCGAGAATGCGGCCACGATTCGCCGGCACTTCGAACTCTCGGGCCTCCCGACGGGTACGAACGGAACGCCCACGATCTGGTTGAACCCGGGCCCCGAGGCTGTGTGTACCGCATCCGAGCCCGGGCTGGCGAAGGTCGCCGGTCCCGACGGCGCCGCGTGGTTCTCTATCACCCCCGGTGCATCTCTGCAGGGTCGCCCTATGACGGTCACGATGGAAGTCACACCATGA
- a CDS encoding SRPBCC domain-containing protein, whose amino-acid sequence MHPSTPQGLHVSTPTDTTIVLTRTFNAPRRLVWEAMFTPDRMRRWMLPPPGWTLTVCEVEARVGGTLRLLWKSTDTDPVMTLRGVFTEVAPHERIVHTEEMVLASGETIGRLVETHEFAEVSGGGVTMMRITQTYDSKDARDSALASGMDEGMEAGYQQLDAVLAQPA is encoded by the coding sequence ATGCACCCGAGCACTCCACAGGGCCTGCACGTCTCCACGCCGACCGACACCACCATTGTCCTGACCCGTACGTTCAACGCCCCGCGCCGGCTCGTGTGGGAGGCCATGTTCACACCGGATCGGATGCGCCGCTGGATGCTGCCTCCCCCGGGGTGGACGTTGACGGTCTGCGAGGTCGAGGCCCGTGTGGGCGGCACGCTGAGGCTGTTGTGGAAGAGCACTGACACTGATCCGGTCATGACGCTCCGGGGGGTCTTCACCGAGGTGGCCCCGCACGAGCGGATCGTGCACACCGAAGAGATGGTGCTGGCCTCCGGCGAGACAATCGGCAGGCTGGTAGAGACGCACGAGTTTGCGGAGGTGAGTGGGGGCGGGGTCACCATGATGCGCATCACGCAGACATACGACTCAAAGGACGCCCGCGACAGCGCCCTCGCTTCCGGCATGGATGAGGGGATGGAGGCCGGGTACCAGCAGCTCGATGCGGTGCTCGCTCAGCCTGCGTAG
- a CDS encoding helix-turn-helix transcriptional regulator, translated as MVSDRSPRLDLVFHALAHPARRAIIRQLAGGGGGERNLTELASPLRMTFPAATKHVRVLERARLVRRRVAGRQHLCRLRAEPLRDAMIWTEQFRRNWEARFQALDGLLDEMKSEEQSRSRRR; from the coding sequence ATGGTATCAGATCGGTCTCCCAGGCTCGACCTCGTTTTCCACGCCCTGGCCCACCCGGCCCGGCGCGCGATCATCCGGCAGCTCGCCGGTGGTGGGGGCGGGGAGCGAAACCTCACCGAGCTCGCCTCGCCCCTGAGGATGACCTTTCCCGCCGCGACCAAGCACGTGCGTGTGCTGGAGCGGGCCCGGCTTGTGCGCCGCCGCGTCGCAGGGCGGCAGCACCTGTGCCGCCTGCGTGCGGAGCCGCTCCGAGATGCGATGATCTGGACCGAGCAGTTCCGCCGGAACTGGGAGGCTCGCTTTCAAGCCCTTGATGGGCTGCTGGATGAGATGAAGTCTGAGGAGCAATCCCGCTCCCGCCGCCGCTGA
- a CDS encoding Gfo/Idh/MocA family oxidoreductase: MTPPLRIGMVGGGKDSFIGGVHRMAMRLDDTASVVAGALSSSPERSRASGLGIGLDPDRAYGSWQEMLDGELSRDPADRIEAVSIVTPNNAHHAPATAFARAGFHVIVDKPLTSTLDDAIDLVRVIDHSGVVCCVTYNYSGYPMVRLAREMVAAGDLGDIRKVVVEYHQGWLAADLEGSGQKQASWRTDPARSGRGGAIGDIGSHAEHLARFITGLDIEAVSADLSTFVASRRLDDDASVLLRFAARGGVAARGVLTASQVCVGQENDLSIRIWGTRAGLMWRQEEPNHLVLRPDAAPERVYRRGNESLGAAAAWASRLPAGHPEAFIEAFANLYRAAAGEIRSRTTGGRLSGQASIERQFPTAVEGARGVEFIDRVVESSQRGGGWTPLRPVTGG; encoded by the coding sequence GTGACCCCCCCGCTCCGCATCGGCATGGTCGGCGGCGGCAAGGACTCCTTCATCGGCGGTGTCCACCGCATGGCCATGCGACTCGACGACACCGCATCCGTAGTGGCCGGCGCCCTGTCCTCTTCGCCGGAGCGATCGAGGGCCTCCGGCCTTGGAATCGGCCTCGATCCGGATCGGGCGTACGGCTCGTGGCAGGAGATGCTGGATGGTGAACTCTCGCGGGACCCCGCTGATCGCATTGAGGCGGTTTCCATTGTCACGCCCAACAACGCGCACCACGCGCCCGCCACCGCCTTTGCTCGGGCGGGCTTCCATGTCATCGTCGACAAGCCGCTGACGAGCACGCTTGATGATGCAATCGACCTTGTTCGGGTAATCGACCACTCCGGCGTAGTCTGCTGCGTCACGTACAACTACTCCGGGTATCCGATGGTTCGGTTGGCGAGAGAGATGGTCGCCGCGGGCGATCTGGGCGACATCCGCAAGGTGGTTGTCGAGTACCACCAGGGGTGGCTCGCGGCGGATCTGGAGGGCTCCGGGCAGAAGCAGGCCTCGTGGCGCACGGATCCGGCGCGCTCCGGGCGCGGCGGCGCAATCGGTGACATCGGCTCCCACGCCGAGCACCTGGCCCGGTTCATCACAGGGCTCGATATCGAGGCCGTGTCCGCCGACCTCTCCACCTTCGTCGCCAGCCGGCGTCTGGACGACGATGCGAGCGTGCTTCTGCGGTTCGCGGCCCGGGGCGGCGTCGCGGCCCGCGGGGTGCTCACGGCGTCACAGGTGTGCGTGGGCCAGGAGAACGACCTGAGCATCCGCATCTGGGGCACGAGGGCCGGGCTGATGTGGCGGCAGGAAGAGCCCAATCACCTCGTCCTCCGGCCAGACGCCGCGCCGGAACGGGTCTATCGGCGTGGCAACGAGTCCCTCGGTGCGGCGGCAGCGTGGGCATCGCGGCTCCCGGCGGGCCACCCGGAGGCGTTCATCGAAGCGTTTGCGAACCTCTACCGTGCCGCCGCGGGGGAGATCAGGAGCCGCACCACGGGCGGCCGATTGTCGGGACAGGCGAGCATCGAGCGGCAGTTCCCGACAGCTGTGGAGGGCGCCCGGGGCGTCGAGTTCATCGATCGCGTTGTTGAGAGCAGTCAGCGCGGGGGCGGGTGGACGCCGCTGCGGCCGGTGACAGGCGGATGA
- a CDS encoding sugar phosphate isomerase/epimerase, with translation MPRPVTLFTGQWADLPLATLAPKAALWGYDGLELACWGDHFDVGAALRDAGYARRQRDLLAGHGLKCWAISNHLAGQAVCDRIDERHKAILPPHVWGDGDPEGVRRRAAEELKNTARAAARLGVAVVNGFTGSAVWDKLYFFPPTPPDMIEAGYRDFAERWGPILDVFEREGVRFALEVHPGEIAYDTHTAVAALAAVGGHAAFGFNFDPSHLHWQSVCPARFIDRFRDRIFHVHIKDCARTLDGDSGILGSHLGFGDPRRGWDFRSPGRGQVNFEEIIRSLNRAAYTGPLSVEWEDGAMDREHGAKESCEFVRRLDFSPAGSAFDAAFDRGSQAGGQA, from the coding sequence GTGCCGCGCCCTGTCACCTTGTTTACCGGCCAATGGGCTGATTTACCCCTCGCAACGCTCGCGCCCAAGGCAGCCTTGTGGGGTTACGACGGCCTGGAACTGGCCTGCTGGGGCGACCACTTCGACGTTGGAGCGGCCCTGCGTGACGCGGGGTACGCCCGCCGCCAGCGGGACCTGCTCGCCGGGCATGGCCTGAAGTGCTGGGCGATCTCGAACCATCTCGCGGGGCAGGCCGTCTGCGACCGGATTGATGAGCGCCACAAGGCCATCCTCCCGCCGCATGTGTGGGGCGATGGCGACCCCGAGGGCGTTCGCCGGCGCGCGGCGGAGGAACTCAAGAACACGGCGAGGGCGGCGGCACGACTTGGAGTGGCCGTGGTCAATGGGTTCACCGGCAGCGCCGTGTGGGACAAGCTCTACTTCTTCCCCCCCACTCCACCGGACATGATCGAAGCGGGCTATCGCGACTTTGCCGAGCGATGGGGGCCGATCCTGGACGTGTTCGAACGGGAGGGCGTGCGGTTTGCGCTGGAGGTGCACCCGGGGGAGATCGCGTACGACACGCACACGGCCGTCGCCGCGCTCGCGGCGGTGGGCGGCCACGCGGCGTTCGGGTTCAACTTTGATCCGAGCCACCTCCATTGGCAGTCGGTCTGCCCGGCGAGGTTCATCGACCGGTTCCGCGATCGCATCTTCCACGTCCACATCAAAGATTGCGCTAGGACGCTCGACGGCGATTCGGGCATCCTCGGCTCGCACCTCGGTTTCGGAGACCCGCGTCGAGGGTGGGACTTCCGGTCCCCGGGGCGGGGCCAGGTGAACTTCGAGGAGATCATCCGTTCGCTCAACCGTGCCGCGTACACGGGCCCCTTGAGCGTGGAATGGGAGGACGGCGCGATGGACCGCGAGCACGGCGCGAAGGAGTCATGCGAGTTTGTGCGGAGGCTGGATTTCTCCCCTGCGGGATCGGCGTTCGATGCGGCGTTTGATCGCGGATCGCAAGCGGGTGGGCAGGCATGA
- a CDS encoding DUF1801 domain-containing protein — translation MKSTATTVAAYLDSLPPDRREALLAVRRVILDNLDDDLQECVRYGVIGYCVPHRIYPPGHHTRPELPLMYMGLSSQKNDMVVYVLFLLHNTPMREWFDKAWKKAGVGKKLHLEVSGAGCCLRFKKVKDLSLDVIGEAMRHMPVKKYLEDHAAMLTRLRRKPSAKGKKTGAGRAAKAKKSR, via the coding sequence ATGAAGAGCACAGCCACCACCGTTGCGGCATACCTGGATTCGCTCCCGCCTGATCGCCGGGAGGCGCTTCTGGCGGTGCGCCGGGTGATCCTCGACAACCTCGACGACGACCTCCAGGAGTGCGTGCGGTACGGTGTGATCGGCTATTGCGTGCCGCACCGCATCTACCCGCCCGGCCACCACACCCGCCCGGAACTCCCGCTGATGTACATGGGCCTGTCGTCGCAGAAGAACGACATGGTTGTCTACGTGCTGTTCCTGCTCCACAACACGCCTATGCGGGAGTGGTTCGACAAGGCGTGGAAGAAGGCAGGGGTGGGGAAGAAGCTCCACTTGGAGGTGAGCGGAGCCGGGTGCTGCCTGCGGTTCAAGAAAGTCAAAGACCTCTCGCTCGACGTAATCGGCGAAGCGATGCGCCACATGCCCGTGAAGAAATACCTTGAGGACCACGCCGCCATGCTGACGCGGCTGCGGCGGAAGCCGTCCGCAAAGGGCAAAAAGACGGGGGCCGGAAGGGCCGCGAAGGCGAAGAAATCAAGGTGA
- a CDS encoding DUF1080 domain-containing protein: protein MATGLIRVCGVLLATAVLVATGGTTAVDNEPEGVLSAAERAAGWAPLFNGSDLSGWTTSGHAGVWGVEDGQIVTRPGEGDGWWLRTTRQYRDFELKLDFQLTPGANSGIGLRGSSMGDPAFTGLEVQVLDSAGEAPSITNCGAVYDAIAPTAMAVRPAGEWNTYRIHLVGDTLNIWLNGEQIHKDQRLDGRGFVHSPDHPSPLQDRLTTGFISLQCHGDVVRFRNLKVLDLSPDPDPGDFAPMFNGKDLTGWQGKGNATWTVEDGVVVGQNGPGHLYGDPVFTDLELRAQVRINSGGNSGLYFRAVPRGDEPDGWPLGFEAQIDNHDPKNFTGCIYAKAWPATRSSPVSRDGAWFDLRVRATGGRIQTWVNGEPMADASLLDFDIGRVALQSHHMGNRVEWKDLQVRDLSAGSHPAGRQSTPLRVFYCTHSAGYRHEVLPETRQILNDLGRRLDWLSVTVSDDVRDLTPERLAQTDVVMFYTTGSLPMGRMRAILLEWVVAGGALVGVHSATDTFADEPEYVRTIGGTFDGHPWNEQVTMIALEPDDPIVRPFLLTGGSRGGVSLSRTFTIADEIYQFKSLTNDRRVLIALDPATPGAEPGREYPIAWTREVGRGRVFYTALGHRPEAWRDDRFMQHLLAGLRWAGGLDPSHAGGAPPKPQEHR, encoded by the coding sequence GTGGCGACCGGCCTGATTCGCGTGTGCGGCGTGCTTCTCGCCACGGCAGTTCTGGTGGCCACCGGTGGTACGACGGCCGTGGACAACGAGCCCGAGGGCGTGCTCTCGGCGGCCGAGCGTGCGGCGGGATGGGCCCCCTTGTTCAACGGCTCGGACCTCTCAGGATGGACCACGTCCGGGCATGCTGGCGTGTGGGGTGTTGAGGATGGCCAGATTGTGACGCGGCCCGGCGAAGGAGACGGGTGGTGGCTCCGCACAACGCGGCAGTACCGTGATTTCGAACTCAAGCTCGACTTCCAACTTACCCCGGGCGCCAACTCGGGAATCGGCCTGCGCGGTTCCTCCATGGGGGATCCTGCGTTCACCGGGCTTGAGGTGCAGGTTCTCGACTCGGCGGGCGAGGCGCCGAGCATCACGAACTGCGGGGCTGTCTATGACGCGATCGCGCCGACCGCTATGGCGGTCAGGCCCGCGGGAGAATGGAACACCTACCGGATCCACCTTGTCGGTGACACGCTCAACATCTGGCTGAACGGCGAGCAGATTCACAAGGACCAGCGGCTGGACGGCCGCGGCTTTGTCCACAGCCCGGATCACCCGAGCCCGCTTCAGGATCGCCTGACCACGGGATTCATCTCGCTGCAGTGCCACGGCGACGTTGTGCGTTTCCGTAATCTCAAGGTCCTTGATCTCTCTCCCGATCCAGATCCCGGCGACTTCGCGCCGATGTTCAACGGGAAGGATCTCACGGGCTGGCAGGGCAAGGGGAACGCGACGTGGACCGTCGAGGACGGCGTCGTCGTCGGGCAGAACGGGCCCGGGCACCTGTACGGTGACCCGGTCTTCACGGATCTGGAACTGCGTGCCCAGGTGCGGATCAACAGCGGCGGCAACTCGGGGCTGTACTTTCGCGCCGTCCCCCGGGGGGATGAGCCCGATGGCTGGCCGCTCGGGTTCGAGGCGCAGATCGACAACCACGATCCGAAGAACTTTACCGGATGCATCTACGCCAAAGCGTGGCCGGCCACCCGGAGCAGCCCGGTCTCGCGCGACGGCGCGTGGTTCGATCTTCGGGTACGGGCGACAGGCGGCCGAATCCAGACCTGGGTCAACGGCGAACCCATGGCCGATGCGAGCCTGCTCGACTTTGACATCGGCCGCGTCGCGCTCCAGAGCCACCATATGGGAAACAGAGTTGAATGGAAGGACCTCCAGGTGCGGGACCTCTCGGCCGGTTCCCACCCTGCCGGTCGGCAGAGTACACCCCTGCGAGTCTTCTACTGCACCCATTCCGCGGGCTATCGGCACGAGGTGCTCCCGGAGACGCGGCAGATCCTGAACGACCTTGGGCGCAGACTGGATTGGCTGAGCGTGACGGTTTCCGATGACGTTCGTGACCTGACGCCCGAGCGCCTGGCCCAAACTGACGTGGTCATGTTCTATACGACGGGCTCGCTGCCGATGGGGCGGATGCGCGCGATACTGCTCGAATGGGTGGTCGCCGGCGGGGCGCTCGTCGGCGTTCATTCAGCGACGGATACCTTCGCCGATGAGCCGGAGTATGTGCGCACGATCGGCGGCACGTTCGACGGTCACCCGTGGAACGAGCAGGTGACCATGATCGCCCTTGAGCCGGACGACCCGATCGTCAGGCCGTTCCTCCTCACGGGCGGGTCGCGCGGCGGCGTCTCCCTGAGCCGCACGTTCACCATCGCGGACGAGATCTACCAGTTCAAGTCGCTCACCAACGATCGCCGCGTGCTGATCGCGCTCGACCCCGCGACGCCCGGAGCGGAGCCGGGCCGTGAGTACCCGATCGCGTGGACGCGGGAGGTTGGTCGCGGCAGGGTCTTCTACACCGCCCTTGGGCACCGGCCCGAGGCCTGGCGTGATGATCGCTTCATGCAGCACCTGCTCGCCGGCCTCCGGTGGGCTGGCGGTCTCGATCCATCTCATGCCGGCGGAGCTCCCCCGAAGCCACAGGAACATCGATGA